The nucleotide sequence aactttatcttgcaatgggaagatttgctttgtgatgggttcgattttacagtgcttgatcccagtgacagaaggggaaccgacacgtatgtatcgttgctattaaggataacaagatggggtctatttctacataaatagatcttgtctacaccatgccatcgttcttagtgcattactctgttttatcatgaacttaatacactagatgcatgctgcatagcagtcgatgtgtggagtaatagtagtagatgcaggcaggagtcggtctattaatcttggacgtgatgcctatataatgatcattgccttgatattgtcatgagtatttgaagttctatcaattgcctaacaatAATTTGTTcttccaccgtttgctatttttttcgagaggagccactagtgaaacctacagcccccgggtctcttctttaatatatttgctttcgcgatctattttcatttggttttatttttagatttattaatccaaaaatacataAATACTTTGTTGCAGTTTATTTTATTTgggtctatttatccaatctattacaactttctcccgtccacttgccaatttctggcgctgttacccgaaagggattgacaacccctttaacacgtcgggttgcgagtaattgttatttatgtgcaggagatgTTTACGTtatgttgcgtggttctcctactggttcgataaccttggtctcatcactggggGAAATATCTATcgtcactgtgctgcatcatcccttcctctttggagaaataccgacgtagttctagcataCATCATGCCTCCCCTCCCGCTCGACCATGGTCTCAATCTCGCGGCGACCATCGCAACTCTGCGCGGTGACCATCCCATCTCGCGCTGACTGGGGTGACCACAGGAGATGCTGCGACCGGGGACGACAAGGTGCTACCACGGCGATGTCCATGTGCTGCAACCCCGCGGCAACCGGGGTGCGCGACGGCGATGACTGAGGTGACCATGGGCTGCAACCATTGCTTTTCGCCGATAGCCGTTTGAAGCTTTTTCCATATACAGTTGAAGCTTTTTCTGTCAACGTTGGCAAGTTTTCTCTGGTTTGCAGTGTCTGGTTGGAGCTTATTTTCCAACGGTTGAAGCTGTTTTCATAcacggttgaagctttttccatCCACGATCGAAGCTTTCCTGCAAATGATTTGAAACTTTTTCCGTTCTTGAGCGGCGCTTGATTGAAGCTCTCTCTATCATCTGGTAGAAACTTTTTCAATATAAGGTTGAAGCATTTTGCGCGAGCGGTTGCATCTCTCCCCTGTTCCGCAGtgccggttgaagcttttccatATAGGGGTTGAAGTTTTTCCATCCATGGGTTGAAGCTGTTTTTCGCGTTTGCAACACAAGGGGTTTGCGTTGGTTTCAATGGCGTCGACTGACTGGGTGGCCGTTGTCGTCGGCTGCAGTGAGCATCAATGGCGAGGGGCGGCGGTGGAGCTACCTCCGTCGCCATCGAGAGCTGCAACGGCAGGTGCAGCTGTTGCATGGCTCAAGGCGACGACGAAGACGGCCGACGAGGATGGGGACTGACGACTAGGACGGCCTGCCGGCGAGGATGGGGACTAGTGAATGAGGACGAACGGCGAGGGTGgggaccggcgacgaggacggccacCAGAGGGGACGGGAGGCGCGGTGACGAGGACGCCGAGCGGGAGCTGCAGATCTAGCCCGAGGTAGAAGAAGCTCGACACGAATCGTTTTTTTTGTGCATCCAGTGACCACGCGGGCTCGCATCCAAGGGCTGGGGCGCAACCGGCCGAACGCCGGCGCCTAGCGTCGCCCCTTTCCTAACAAATCTCTTCGCCCTTGAATTTCAGCTGGCTGGGCCCTCACATTATTccatacctactaataaagcaaggtgtgtttcttcGATTTTTTGATCCGTTCACCATCGAAAAGATTTTTtcctattcgaggtggtactaattttttgtATGTTCGTATattagaaaaggaaaaatgataatTTCATACATGGGCCACCCGCAACGTGGCCCAGTAAAGACAACCCATTAATTTTCGTACCCACTAGTAAAACCCTATTTATCACATGGGGCGTCAAAGAGTCGCACCTTCGCACAGTGCGACCAAGCTGGGCTGAACcgttttttttattatatttctATTTtactttttccatttctttctctttttcattcctatttattttgtcttttttgctttcaagtttatttttcttcctccttttttCAATAAATTCATGATTTTCAAAAAGTTCATAATTTCAGAAATAATGATTTTTTTAAATTGTTCAGAATTATATAACTTTTTCTCATTgcaaaattgattcaaatttaaaaaataatgttccattttcctttttgtttttcaaAGTTTTCGAGATTTTCCAAAAAcaatgcattttaaaaatgttgctaaaacaaaaaatattcttgttttagtgaaaaatttgcaaattcaaaataatttccgAGTTTAAAGAAAcatattttccaaaattgttctCAATGTTCAAAATATGTTTTCTTTTTCCAAAAAAacacaaattcaaaaattgttcatgtttttataaaaggttcatgttttcaaataaaaatgtgaatttcaaacGTTTCACATTTGGTGTGTATTTCTGATAATGTAAAGAATTTAAAAAGAGTTTAGGATTTTCAAAATTATTCATGTTTCCAAGAATATTCAACAACTtatattttttaaaaagttcaaaaataaaattgcTTTATTCGTAGGCATAGATATAGGTTTTGTTCCGCCCGCTCATAGTTCCCGATTTTTTTGTACCCCAAGTGGGACGAACTGGGCCTACCCACGCATTTTTTTATGTGAGACGGATGAGCAACAAAAATTAAGATCCGAGGGAATTGAACTATGGACCTTCTGTATTGTGTCGATGGACAAAACCAACTCATCTATCTCATAATTATGATGAGAATAGTATCGCCTTCGAACTTTATAGTAAATCCCCACCGGTTTGTATATGTCCGTAGGTTGTCTGAAAATAAGAAGTTTGGATCAAAATAAGGAACTTATCTTAAGAATCATGAGCAGAAGGAGGGACTCCATAAATTATTACCGGTGCTAGCTTGCAAGTGCCAATAAAGGAGAATACGTTGATTTGGCTCGAATAAAAAAATGTGGGCACATGAGCACTACAATAATCAGAGAGAATAAATCCTAATAAAGAAGGGACATTGTTGTCTGGTTATGCGCTAAATATGCTAATGAAATGGGATTTGGGCGCTACAATTAGTAATCCATCCGGTTACGCTATCGTAGGAGACAGTGGTCGAAGCAACCGTGCCCCGAAGGTCGCCGCATACCTATCAAATGAGGAGGCAGACACAACCGTCGCATAGCTACCAAATGTGGTAGTAGACACAACCCCAAGATAAAGGCGGACTCGAAGGAAAAAAAAGCACGAGTAGGATGGTTGCCGCCACGCCGACTAACTTCACCACTATCAAGATCTCACGGGACAAAACATGACCGGTCAGAAGACCACAACTCCTCGCTCTATCGCACCGTCGCGGAGATCATTTTTGgtggacacatcaattatctcttTCATTGCTTCTCGCAAAGAAATGTCtctcccattgcaatgcacgggcatatgtgctagttctATCCAACAAAAATACGCGCGTGTGGCATTGCCCTTGCAGCACTCTGCAGCCGCGCGTCTTCCACCAAAGGCGCTTCAGGAAACCGCTCCAACGCCGCACGACGGCATGCACGAGTGCACGTACCAATGTCTCCCCTCCATCTTCTCCACCACCCTTCCAAACTTGGCAAACGCTCCTAATCGCCCCATTTTCCCCCGTTAAGCCCGCAGCCAGGCCGGCGAGGCTGCGTGCATGCATGCGGCGACGTCGGCCGGCAGCATGGCCTCGATCGAGctcgggcgcggcggcgctggcgcCGGCGCTAGTGGCAGCGGGAACGGCATCGGCATCGGCCGCGGCGGGCCCGCCGGGACGACGTCTAAGAAGCGGCTCGTGATGATCATCGCCGACCCGGGCCGCGAGTCCACGGCGGCGATGGACTGGGCACTCTCCCACGCCGTAGTCGAGGGTGACGACATCCTGCTTCTCCATGTCAACATGCCGCCGAGCGGCGCCCCCGGCGGCGCGGCCCCTCCGCGAACCGGCTCcatcggcagcagcagcggctcccAGCTGGCTGTGTTCCTCGGTGGCGGGGGCTCCGCAGACGGGGAGTTCATGGAGACGATGCGCGCCGCGTGCAAGGCGCGATACCCGCGCGCTAGGGTCCACGCGGAGCGCGTCGAGCCGGCAACCGAGGGCCGCGAGGCCAAGGCCCAGACCATCCTCGCCGAGTCCCAACGCCGCGGCGTCGAGCTCCTCGTCATCGGTCACCACCGCTTCTCCGCCTTCCTCAGGTAAACCAAACCCCCCCAATCCATGTCGTCGATCTCCTCATCGCACAGACTCGACCGAAACAACTAATCTAGCGTGCGCAGGTTGCGGAGCGCGAGCGGGACGAGCCGGCCGAGACACGACAGCACGGCGGAGTTCTTGATTGAGCACAGCAAGTGCCTGTGCGTGAGCGTTCAGAAGAAGGGCAAGAACGCCGGCTACCTGCTCAACACAAAGACCCACAAGAACTACTGGCTCCTCGCATGAACATGTACATACACGTGCCCATCGATTAGACTGATCGAAATTACATTTTTCAATTATCGCGTGCGTGTACCGCATGTTAATTTAGAGAAATGAATGTTCGATTGCATCGATGAGTTCTGCCTGCCAAAAAAGGTTTCCCCGTTTTATACtgtactagcaaaagggcccgtgcgttgcaacgggagaaaaaaaatcataatctccgATGTAATTATGTAACACTTTTTTAATTTAATTTTTGCAAACATCAGAAATAAAGTTACATTGAGTATTTCTTTTTGGACTATGGAATTTGGACGTATCATAGCAATGTTTGTCATGACTCATTTCAGCTCTCCGATGAACGAGTCTTTCaatcatttttatttttgttgttCAGAAAaacatgaatatcatcacactcccatgtcaaattcggtctaccccgccctctcttgacattctccatgTTTAAAcatggagaatgtcaagagagggcggggtggaccgaatttgacatgggaggagtccgttaagagagacctgaaggattggggtatcaccgaagagctagctatggacaagggtgcatggaagcttgctatccatgtgccatagccatgagttggttgcgagatcttatgggtttcacctctagcctaccccaacttgcttgggactaaaggctttgttgttgttgttgttgttttagaAAAACATGAATATATATTTAATTTGAGAACGTGTTTTATCTAATTTTTGAGAATATTTTTAAAATGGAATCATTTTTGTGGTGACTAACATTTTTTTGCAATATTATGTTTCATTTGTAATAGCTTTTGTGAGAGCATCAAACTATGATGCATCCTAAACATAATTTTAAAAATGATTAACATGCAAGATAATAGCATATTTAAAATCTACATATTTTCTGAGATATTTTCACATATAACATGTTAGATTTGAAGTTAGAATTTGACAGATATCAATATTTTTAAAagatttgaatttgaaaaaagaaatTAAACAAAGAGAAAAAAACAGGTCGGGTCGAGCAGCGATTGCGTGGTgcaaccaaaagaaaagaaagaaaaaaataagggCCGGCAGGCATCGAACTCGTGGTgcagccaaaagaaaagaaagaaaaaataaggtgctgccaaaagaaaagaaagaaaaaataaggtgcagcaaggatCGAACCCGGGTCTATAGGACACAAGACACAAGCTCCAACCAATGGGATAGATACATATGCATGCGATATGTAAGAGGATTGTTCAATATGAACCAAACACAAGGTGGATGCAGCCGCGAAACGTTTTTTCTCACTTAGCGGTGGCATAGCGGGTAATTAGTGTGAACTTCGGGGGCAATTTTcctgacggacgaccagaagcactatttgctttattagtagggaaaaaTTATATAAAGCCATGGCACCAACCACAAACAATATCCAAAGTACAAAGTTCAAGGTCCAAACGCACACGCCCAGTCACGATCAATACAGGAAATAAAGAGAATATCGTAATGAAAAAGAAAATCCAAATGGAGGGTCTTAGGGATTTTTCCTTGGTTGGATCTGGACGATCGGATTTGTCCCATGGAGCCTGCTACCCCAGTGGCTCGCTTTGGGCGGGTACTGCCCCGACGTCGTGCGGTGGGTAGTTGACCCATGACGTGACGTTGGCTAGAGCGGTGTGCTTTGCGCGTGGGCCGACATTTGAGTTGGCCGATCCTTAGGGCATCTTCAGCCGCGCTTTAGGAAGGTCTTTCCAGgtgattttttcgcgccggcgtcgAAAAAACAGCCCAGTCGCGCCCCAAGGAGCCCGATTTTCatcggcttgggccgaaaacagcgtcgGCGGACtcagcccgaacccggcgcgctggggggcgcccggaggcgccggggcgagctgttttggcgcgaaaaagacgcgggccagccgcgtcagcgacttggcgcctcgtcttcccccaacggcctcgattcctgcggggaatcaatggcaaggctgccgccggtcagccttgccattgattcctcacgggcggcgcttcacgggacggcgcgccgacgcctcccctccctcgcacgcgtacacacgggcgccgcccggctataaaagccgccggcctccactcgcctgtgcccacaccagccccgcccctcgccgccgtccagcccctccctctccctgcctctcccgagcgccgccgcccagcccctccctctacctctcccgagcccgcccagccccgccgtcgccatggcagaacgcttccccggagacgaggcggcggccaacggcttcggccgccgttcgctctgcgaacaggagtcctggctcctgttccaggcgaacatcccggcgccgccggacatgcgcgccgggccaacggggtggagactcagcgccgggggagcgcccattcccccgttgcccgacgcggtggcgaagccgaagtacttcgccgaggaggtcgagatcgtgcgcgcgtccctcaccgacgcccaactctccctcccctagtacgccgccgacaatcacgcggcctgggcggcgtatttcgagcgccgccagcagcagcgattggcgtccaccaacggcgcgccggtgaTCGGCGGCCgtcagaacagcgaggggcgccacctctggtggggcgtccccggccgcacactcgagggcgtgctcacgtacctcgagggcgacaacgacccgccgttggcgtaccccccggcgcagcaccgacgagtcgggccatgggcgccaaggaggttcgggtcctcctcctcctcttcctcctcccgattctcatcgcactcctccggcactccggccctgctcagcgtcaaggccgagcccgcggcgaagtcgccgctcggccggcgcactcacagcaccggcatcgtcatcaacgagggcggccggcgcgcctcctcctcgtcggctcctccgcgcttcgtcaagccaaagacggagccggggctggcgccggtgaagacggagccggggctggcgccggtgaaggcggagttcgacgacgacgatgcggccctagaatgggcgcgccaggactccattgcgatggagaaggcgcgccgggagaaggtgAAGGAGCGCCATCGCGCCGCCCTGTGCCACTTCGAGGAGCGCCGTCGCGGCCGCGATGAAGATGGGGTCGTCGTCCTATGCGAcagcgatgacgatgacgacgacgtgccgccgccagtccgccatggcgacgccgggtccagcaggggcgcccgcgtcaaggaggagaaggccgccaacgacgacggcggcgacgacttcagcccctttctttttttagattaggttaatgtaatgaaaatgcgcgaatttcgccgaaatttgccatgtttagccgaaatttaactactttttatcataacttcgccgaacggcCCTTCTTTTTTTTAatacgcgcctgggggcggccctgggggccgacggctgggaaccgactcgcccccagggccattttttgcgtcggctcacccccaggcggcgcttttagacgccccctggggggccaacggctggagatgcccttaggtcaACTGCACCGCGCGATCCCATTTTGTCCGGCCTgttcgtttggggtaaaagggacaaatcGGACGGCCTAGCGCGCGACGGTCCAGACCCATCTTatccgttttgtgtccgggccgacccatttcgagcgcaaacttgcgcctGGTTTGGGTCGCGGCGGAAGGCAAACGGGCACACgctcgtccgcgtcggggccgcgtggtaggcggccacctacctcccatctGTCAACATCAATGCGCACGGGCGGGTGTCCCCACCTGTCATCCGGCCATCAAACGGTCGTTGTCCTTCTTAAATGGGAcccgtggaccggtcgtcgtcccCATCACTTCCCACACCGGTCCCTCTCTGCCCCCTCGAAAGCCTAcacgcccaaaccctagccgctcCCCATCCTCGAACTCACCGGCCGGACGCAACTATGGGACTATGGAACTacggccgcaaggggaagcacgactgCGAGGCCGGCTCCTGCTTGGGCCACCGCGGCTTCGTGAAGAAGGAGGAGCCTGCGTCACCGTCGCGCTCCTCCCGTCGAGCCCCCGCGCCGGCCCCCTTCACCATCGCCCCTAGGCCCGCCGGCGAACGCGACCGGCAGTACCTCAGCGCAGCGTGTGCCGGCGctactgggagacgaggacgcca is from Triticum aestivum cultivar Chinese Spring chromosome 1B, IWGSC CS RefSeq v2.1, whole genome shotgun sequence and encodes:
- the LOC123090320 gene encoding uncharacterized protein, which codes for MHAATSAGSMASIELGRGGAGAGASGSGNGIGIGRGGPAGTTSKKRLVMIIADPGRESTAAMDWALSHAVVEGDDILLLHVNMPPSGAPGGAAPPRTGSIGSSSGSQLAVFLGGGGSADGEFMETMRAACKARYPRARVHAERVEPATEGREAKAQTILAESQRRGVELLVIGHHRFSAFLRLRSASGTSRPRHDSTAEFLIEHSKCLCVSVQKKGKNAGYLLNTKTHKNYWLLA